In a genomic window of Bacteroidales bacterium:
- the purQ gene encoding phosphoribosylformylglycinamidine synthase subunit PurQ → MKLGVVVFPGSNCDHDTFYALGEIMQQEVIELWHKDRDLKDVDAIVLPGGFSYGDYLRSGAIARFSPIMDSITEFANRGGFVFGICNGFQVLCEAGLLPGALLHNDNQKFVCKNIYVLPDNNDNILTKDLNKQEPLKIPVAHGEGKYYAPKDTLQDMRMKGQIIFRYCNRYGEITTEANPNGSLENIAGICNKNKNVFGMMPHPERAGDDMLGNTQGKAIFRSVINNLLPR, encoded by the coding sequence ATGAAATTAGGTGTTGTTGTCTTTCCCGGCTCAAATTGCGATCACGATACCTTTTATGCTCTTGGAGAGATCATGCAACAGGAAGTTATTGAGTTATGGCATAAAGACAGAGATCTAAAGGATGTTGATGCGATTGTGCTTCCGGGAGGATTTTCATACGGGGACTACCTTCGTTCGGGTGCAATAGCACGTTTTTCGCCCATTATGGATAGTATAACTGAATTTGCCAACAGAGGCGGCTTTGTTTTTGGCATCTGCAACGGCTTTCAGGTTTTGTGTGAGGCCGGCCTGCTTCCCGGGGCTTTGCTGCACAATGACAATCAAAAGTTTGTGTGTAAAAACATTTACGTACTGCCCGACAACAACGACAATATATTGACCAAAGACCTGAATAAACAGGAGCCCCTGAAAATACCGGTGGCGCACGGTGAAGGAAAGTATTATGCCCCAAAAGATACACTTCAGGATATGAGGATGAAGGGGCAGATTATCTTCAGGTACTGTAATCGTTACGGTGAGATCACCACTGAAGCCAATCCCAATGGTTCACTTGAAAATATTGCAGGTATCTGCAATAAAAATAAGAATGTGTTTGGCATGATGCCCCATCCGGAAAGAGCAGGAGATGATATGTTGGGCAATACCCAGGGAAAGGCCATTTTCCGGTCGGTTATCAACAATCTGCTGCCCCGGTAA
- a CDS encoding DUF4190 domain-containing protein has product MVEQQKTNTGQGLGIAGLVLGIISIPLAVMGCTFIIALLFGAVGIVLSAIGLSQAKQENGSKGVPTAGLVVSIVGSVIAILWFLFLGAFIRDAVDQKGKWFDKLEHLEEISRDMEEGVENEVDEKDMEELEKKMEELEGEINEEEGNASNSGQEDEEVKKAEEELEKLRKER; this is encoded by the coding sequence ATGGTTGAACAACAAAAAACAAACACGGGTCAAGGGCTGGGAATTGCAGGCTTGGTTCTTGGTATTATCTCTATTCCCCTTGCCGTTATGGGGTGTACTTTTATAATTGCTTTGCTTTTCGGTGCAGTAGGTATTGTATTAAGTGCCATTGGTTTGTCACAGGCAAAGCAGGAAAATGGTTCCAAAGGGGTACCTACCGCCGGCTTGGTTGTTTCTATAGTTGGTTCGGTAATTGCAATTTTATGGTTCTTGTTTTTGGGTGCATTCATCAGGGATGCAGTGGATCAAAAAGGGAAATGGTTTGACAAACTGGAGCATCTGGAGGAGATTTCCAGAGACATGGAAGAAGGTGTTGAAAATGAGGTAGACGAAAAAGATATGGAAGAATTGGAAAAAAAGATGGAAGAGCTGGAAGGAGAGATTAATGAGGAAGAAGGAAATGCTTCTAACTCCGGTCAGGAGGATGAGGAGGTAAAAAAGGCTGAGGAAGAACTTGAAAAACTCAGGAAAGAAAGGTAA
- a CDS encoding ATP-dependent 6-phosphofructokinase — protein MANSKQTKGVIGILTGGGDVPGLNPSIRAVTVRAIREGYKVIGIKRGWAGLVDMVRDKEADNSSCYSELSESVVNRAGRTGGTFLHSSRTNPQNVPKSAVPKHLQDKYNKEKNDLTSEVLKNLDYLNIDFLIPVGGDDTLSYAVRLYREGVKLIGIPKTMDNDVAGTDYCIGFSTCVTRTISMTHMLRTSAGSHERVLVLEVFGRYAGFTAMLPTMAGAADRCVIPEYKFEIEDLTRLLLEDRAKHPSNYSVVLISEGAMYKGGEMVFEEQSKDMYGHAKLGGVGDLVSAKIKELSPKLNNGVKVSTINQKLGYLVRGGDPDSIDSIVPMAYGNLALDLVLEGLHGRMVVFKHGHYDNVPIEVVTAKSKKVNVKEHYNTERLRPEYKSFAMKPLFIMTSEV, from the coding sequence ATGGCAAATTCAAAACAAACCAAAGGTGTTATAGGTATTCTTACAGGGGGAGGCGATGTCCCCGGCCTTAATCCGTCAATTCGTGCAGTAACCGTACGCGCTATCCGTGAAGGATATAAGGTAATTGGAATAAAAAGAGGCTGGGCTGGCCTGGTAGATATGGTCAGGGACAAAGAAGCCGACAATTCCAGTTGTTATTCCGAATTAAGCGAAAGCGTTGTAAACAGGGCAGGCCGAACCGGCGGGACTTTCCTCCACAGTTCCCGGACCAATCCTCAAAATGTACCCAAAAGTGCGGTGCCCAAACACCTTCAAGACAAATACAATAAAGAAAAAAATGATCTAACCAGCGAAGTGTTGAAAAATCTGGACTATCTGAATATTGATTTCCTGATTCCTGTTGGAGGAGATGATACACTATCCTATGCAGTCAGGCTGTATAGAGAAGGTGTTAAACTCATCGGTATTCCCAAGACCATGGATAATGATGTGGCTGGCACGGATTATTGCATTGGCTTTAGTACCTGTGTAACCCGCACCATTTCTATGACACACATGCTCAGAACTTCTGCAGGGTCCCATGAGCGGGTTCTGGTACTGGAAGTATTCGGAAGATATGCCGGTTTTACAGCCATGCTGCCTACAATGGCCGGAGCAGCGGACCGATGTGTGATCCCTGAATATAAATTTGAAATTGAAGATCTTACAAGACTACTGCTTGAAGACCGTGCCAAGCATCCCAGCAACTATTCGGTAGTACTGATCTCTGAAGGTGCGATGTATAAAGGCGGCGAAATGGTTTTTGAAGAGCAGAGTAAAGATATGTACGGACATGCCAAATTGGGTGGAGTAGGTGACCTGGTTTCCGCTAAAATCAAGGAACTTTCACCCAAATTGAATAATGGGGTTAAAGTAAGCACCATCAATCAGAAGCTTGGTTATCTTGTAAGAGGCGGTGATCCCGACTCCATTGACTCGATTGTCCCCATGGCTTATGGTAATCTGGCTCTTGATCTGGTGCTGGAAGGTTTACACGGCAGAATGGTGGTATTTAAACACGGGCACTACGACAATGTACCTATTGAAGTGGTAACCGCAAAAAGCAAAAAAGTAAATGTTAAGGAACATTACAATACAGAAAGATTAAGACCGGAGTATAAGAGCTTTGCCATGAAGCCCCTTTTTATCATGACCAGCGAAGTTTAG
- a CDS encoding 30S ribosomal protein THX, which yields MGKGDIKTKRGKIFRNTYGVRRPRKKQRMKKMALAKNPQENAPELQENMTDIKIGKEKESDKKSGKGSKSGSKSSGGSKKSDSSNETRI from the coding sequence ATGGGAAAAGGAGATATCAAAACCAAAAGGGGAAAGATTTTCAGGAACACATATGGGGTTCGCAGACCCCGGAAGAAACAGCGAATGAAAAAGATGGCTTTGGCTAAGAATCCGCAGGAAAATGCACCTGAACTTCAGGAAAATATGACAGATATTAAGATTGGGAAAGAAAAAGAGTCTGACAAGAAGAGCGGAAAAGGCTCGAAGTCAGGAAGCAAAAGTTCCGGAGGATCTAAAAAGTCAGATTCTTCCAATGAAACCCGCATCTAG
- a CDS encoding dihydrofolate reductase: MLAIIVAASENNVIGKDNQLLWHLPDDLKHFKRTTRGHHVIAGRRTFESQGKPLPERTNIIITRNSNYRAEGCFVVNSLEKALDLAKDDDEPFIIGGEQIYRMALPKVHRIYLTRIHVEFEGDTFFPDLDWDEWKEVSRKYHEKDEKHAYSFSILVLERKKRHSES; encoded by the coding sequence ATGCTTGCCATTATTGTAGCAGCTTCGGAGAATAATGTCATTGGGAAGGACAATCAGTTGTTGTGGCATCTGCCTGATGACTTGAAGCATTTTAAACGAACAACCCGGGGCCATCATGTAATTGCCGGCCGCAGGACTTTTGAATCTCAGGGCAAGCCACTTCCCGAACGGACCAATATTATTATCACCAGAAATTCCAATTATAGGGCAGAGGGCTGCTTTGTGGTGAACTCCCTGGAAAAAGCCCTGGATTTGGCTAAAGATGATGATGAGCCTTTTATAATTGGAGGAGAGCAGATTTACCGGATGGCATTACCCAAAGTCCACAGAATTTACCTTACCAGGATTCATGTTGAATTTGAGGGAGATACTTTTTTTCCGGATTTGGATTGGGATGAGTGGAAAGAGGTAAGCCGGAAATATCATGAAAAGGATGAAAAGCATGCCTATTCCTTTTCCATTCTGGTGTTGGAAAGGAAGAAACGGCATTCGGAAAGTTGA
- a CDS encoding thymidylate synthase: MQQYLDLLDHVLQNGSRKDDRTGTGTISTFGYQMRFDLRKGFPLITTKKLHVRSIIYELLWFLRGDTNIRYLNENKVRIWDPWADENGDLGHIYGYQWRSWPGPDGEYVDQISQVIDSIKNNPESRRHLVSAWNVGDLKNMALPPCHILFQFYVNEGKLSCQLYQRSADLFIGVPFNIASYALLTMMMARTTNLEPFEFIHTFGDAHIYLNHIEQVKLQLTREPRELPTMEINPDKKNIFDFEYSDFRLENYNPHPHIKGKVSV, translated from the coding sequence ATGCAACAATATCTTGATTTACTGGATCATGTACTCCAGAATGGTTCCCGTAAAGATGACAGAACCGGAACAGGGACGATAAGTACTTTTGGATACCAGATGCGATTTGATCTTCGGAAGGGTTTTCCTTTGATTACCACCAAGAAGCTTCATGTAAGGTCGATCATTTATGAGTTGCTTTGGTTTTTAAGGGGAGATACCAACATTCGCTACCTCAACGAAAACAAGGTAAGGATATGGGACCCATGGGCTGATGAAAACGGTGATCTGGGGCATATATATGGATATCAATGGCGTTCATGGCCCGGCCCCGACGGCGAATATGTGGATCAGATCTCACAGGTAATTGATTCGATTAAGAACAATCCGGAATCACGCAGGCATTTAGTCAGCGCGTGGAATGTTGGTGATTTGAAAAATATGGCTTTGCCTCCCTGTCATATTCTTTTTCAGTTTTATGTGAATGAGGGTAAGCTGTCCTGTCAGTTGTACCAGCGGAGCGCTGATCTTTTCATCGGAGTACCTTTTAATATTGCTTCCTATGCGTTATTGACCATGATGATGGCCCGAACCACTAATCTTGAACCTTTTGAATTTATCCACACTTTTGGGGATGCCCACATATATCTGAATCATATTGAGCAGGTTAAACTGCAGTTGACACGCGAACCAAGGGAGCTACCCACTATGGAGATCAACCCGGACAAAAAAAATATTTTTGACTTTGAGTATTCCGATTTCAGGCTGGAAAACTACAACCCCCATCCTCATATAAAGGGTAAGGTCTCTGTTTAG